A region of Allocoleopsis franciscana PCC 7113 DNA encodes the following proteins:
- a CDS encoding BrnT family toxin, with the protein MPSDIVCTVQENYVEHYSLGMEFEWDETKAATNQKKHGVSFEEAKTVFDNPLALIFDDEEHSVDEHREIIIGHSRNNRLLLVSYTERPNAIRIISARLATRREREDYEQNAF; encoded by the coding sequence ATGCCAAGTGATATTGTTTGTACTGTTCAGGAAAACTATGTAGAACATTACAGTCTGGGCATGGAGTTTGAATGGGACGAAACCAAGGCAGCTACTAACCAAAAAAAGCATGGTGTGAGTTTTGAAGAAGCAAAGACAGTTTTCGATAATCCACTTGCCCTAATCTTTGATGATGAGGAGCATTCAGTAGATGAGCATCGGGAAATTATTATCGGTCACTCTCGAAACAATCGGTTGCTGCTAGTTAGCTATACTGAACGTCCCAATGCAATTCGTATCATTAGTGCCCGTCTCGCCACTCGTAGGGAACGTGAAGATTATGAACAAAACGCCTTTTGA
- a CDS encoding DUF2085 domain-containing protein, protein MNRGQRLSLKHLWEELLIKIFVDNILLYKFVKCHRLSSRSFFVRNRQFHVCARCTGLIVGYTVSPIFLLFSEFASKLFVVFCTALAIDGVTQLLGWRYSNNKLRFATGFMTGATSLSFLWFIIRHLALKLR, encoded by the coding sequence ATGAACCGTGGACAAAGACTTAGCTTGAAGCATCTCTGGGAAGAGTTATTAATCAAGATATTTGTTGACAATATACTTTTATATAAATTTGTTAAATGCCATAGATTAAGTTCACGCTCATTCTTTGTGAGGAATCGTCAGTTTCATGTCTGTGCTAGATGTACAGGTTTGATAGTGGGATACACAGTATCGCCTATATTTTTATTGTTCAGTGAATTCGCATCTAAGCTGTTTGTAGTATTCTGTACAGCACTTGCTATAGATGGGGTTACACAACTACTAGGCTGGAGATACTCAAATAATAAACTAAGGTTTGCCACTGGTTTTATGACAGGTGCAACTTCACTCTCATTTCTATGGTTTATTATTCGTCACCTCGCTCTAAAGTTACGTTAA
- the ilvA gene encoding threonine ammonia-lyase, biosynthetic: MLCDYLVQILTARVYDVAQETPLEYAPNLSARLNNKLLLKREDMQSVFSFKLRGAYNKMAQLPPDLLAQGVIAASAGNHAQGVALAARQLGTQAIIVMPVTTPQVKVDAVKARGGEVVLHGDTYDDAYAYARQLEADKGLTFIHPFDDPHVIAGQGTIGMEILRQYQQPIHAIFVAIGGGGLISGIGAYVKRLRPEIKIIGVEPVDADAMSQSLKAGKRVRLSNVGLFADGVAVREVGEETFRLCQQYVDEIILVDTDDTCAAIKDVFEDTRSILEPAGALAIAAAKAYTEREQIQGQTLIAVACGANMNFDRLRFVAERAEFGERREAIFAVTIPEEPGSLRKFCDCMGKRNLTEFNYRIADQKEAHIFVGVQIQNRADAAKMVASFEACGFKTLDLTDDELTKMHLRHMVGGHSPLANHELLYRFEFPERPGALMKFVGSMSPNWNISLFHYRNNGADYGRIVVGMQVPPHEMEQWQAFLDTLGYRYWDENKNPAYKLFLG; the protein is encoded by the coding sequence ATGCTCTGCGACTACCTGGTACAAATCCTGACGGCTCGTGTCTACGATGTCGCCCAAGAAACGCCCCTAGAATACGCCCCAAACCTATCTGCACGCCTCAATAACAAACTCCTGCTCAAGCGGGAGGATATGCAATCCGTCTTTTCCTTCAAGCTGCGGGGTGCTTACAACAAGATGGCGCAACTGCCGCCGGATTTGCTAGCACAGGGTGTCATTGCCGCATCTGCCGGGAACCATGCCCAAGGAGTCGCCCTTGCTGCCCGTCAGCTAGGAACGCAAGCCATTATCGTCATGCCCGTAACCACACCCCAGGTTAAGGTAGACGCCGTTAAAGCCCGTGGGGGAGAGGTGGTGTTGCATGGGGATACCTACGATGATGCCTATGCGTATGCCCGTCAACTGGAAGCAGACAAGGGATTAACCTTCATTCACCCCTTTGACGATCCGCATGTGATTGCCGGACAGGGAACGATTGGGATGGAAATTCTACGACAATACCAGCAACCCATCCATGCCATTTTTGTGGCAATTGGTGGTGGCGGATTAATCTCTGGGATTGGGGCATATGTGAAACGGTTGCGTCCCGAAATCAAGATTATTGGCGTTGAACCCGTCGATGCTGATGCTATGTCTCAATCCCTCAAAGCAGGGAAACGGGTACGCTTGTCGAATGTGGGTTTATTTGCCGATGGGGTTGCGGTGCGGGAAGTGGGGGAAGAAACCTTCCGCCTGTGTCAGCAGTATGTGGATGAAATCATTTTGGTGGATACGGATGACACCTGTGCCGCGATAAAAGACGTGTTTGAGGATACGCGATCAATTTTAGAACCCGCCGGAGCACTTGCGATCGCAGCCGCTAAAGCCTACACCGAACGGGAACAAATCCAAGGCCAAACCTTAATTGCTGTTGCCTGCGGTGCTAACATGAACTTCGATCGCCTCCGCTTTGTCGCAGAACGAGCCGAGTTTGGCGAACGCCGCGAAGCTATTTTTGCCGTCACGATACCCGAAGAACCAGGCAGTTTGCGTAAGTTCTGTGACTGTATGGGCAAGCGCAACCTCACAGAGTTTAACTATCGTATTGCGGATCAAAAAGAAGCCCATATTTTTGTCGGTGTGCAAATTCAAAATCGTGCTGACGCCGCAAAAATGGTTGCATCTTTTGAAGCTTGTGGATTCAAAACTCTGGATTTAACCGATGATGAACTGACGAAAATGCATCTGCGGCACATGGTAGGTGGACATTCTCCTCTTGCCAACCATGAATTGCTCTATCGGTTTGAGTTTCCTGAACGTCCAGGGGCATTAATGAAGTTTGTCGGTTCTATGAGTCCTAATTGGAATATTAGTCTGTTTCACTACCGCAACAATGGGGCAGATTATGGGCGAATTGTGGTGGGAATGCAAGTACCCCCCCATGAGATGGAACAGTGGCAGGCATTTCTTGATACGCTGGGTTATCGTTATTGGGATGAAAACAAGAATCCGGCGTATAAGTTGTTTTTGGGGTAG